GTTCGAGTTGCGGCGGGACCAGAACGAGGCATTGCTCTTTCCGCAACTCGTGGCAGACCGGCCCGGAACTGGCACAGCGCGGTTCCGGAAGAATTTCATTCGCTACTGCGACACACACGGCATCGGCGCCTCCGCCATTCAAGCACATGATTTTCGACGCGCCTTGCGTCGGGAGCTCATTGAGCACGAATGCGCAGATCACGTCGTCAGAGCGATTATGGGACAAATGACCCCGGACTGGGGAATACCGTTTCTGGCAAGCAGTCTCCGCAGGGTAATTGACGGGGCGCTGTCAGAGATCGGCGCCGATCTTCCGGATATCGCCTGTCCGTTCCGGTAACCCGGAGTTCCGAAAAGGCCCGGGCTCCTGCCCGGGCCTTCTCGTCATGTGCCATGGCGTTACAAGAAGCGCCTGCACGAGATCGCGGTCTTATGGCCTCGAGCCAAGCCTCATGCGTCCTCCCAAAAAAACCCGTCCATCGCCGCAAGAATCCGCTTCCTGCCGTTTCCGCCGGAAAACCGATCGACCGATTTCCTGATCACAACCCGAGCAGCAACGGAGATCAGGAATGCTTGCCCGCATCAAGTCCCTCGTCGGCAGGGTCGACGCCAAAGCGTCGAAGCCGAACTTTTCAGTCCCGCATGGAGAAACGGCCGCTCCACCACGAGAGCCCACGCCGCTGCCCCACGCGGAGCCGCCCGCCAGTGCCTTCCCCCTCGACTGCCTGACACCGAAGCTCCGCAGCGCGGCTGAGGCAATCGTCAGGAAGACGCAGGGGCCGGCCGCCCTTGCCGCGCAATCCGTCTTGTCCGTGGCCTCGCTCGTCGCAGGGAGCCGGGCGAAGGTCCAGACACTCGGATCGCCCTCGAACGCGACTGCAGCTTTCGTCACGATCGCATTGTCGGGCGAGCGGAAGAGTGCCGCGGACAAGATCGCCAAGACCGGTATCGACCGGGTGATCATGCGTCTCCGGAAGGAACACGAGATCGCCATGGCGCTGCACAAGTCCGAGATTGCAAGCGCCGGGCGAGGAGAAGAGAAACCTGCGGTTCCGGTCTGTCCCAGCTTCCTGGTGACAGAACCCACGGTCGAGGGTGCCTTCAAGGCAATCGCGTCCGGATGCGGTTTCCTGGGCTGGTTCACCGACGAAGCGGCGAGCTTCTGGGGAGGCCATTCCATGTCGAAAGACCAACGTGCAAAGACCAGCGGCATCGTGTCGAAATTCTGGGACGGCGATTACTTCTTCCGTCCGCGTGCCGGTCAGGAGGGCGACGGCTATGTCCCTCCCACTGCAACCACGATCAACCTCATGTTCCAGCCGACGCTGATCCGTGACACCTACGGCGACGAATTCCTGATCGGTCAGGGCATCCTGGCGAGGATGCTGCCGTGCTGGCCCGTCAGCAACATGGGCAACCGAAAATATCGGCGTCCGACGGCCGAGGACGAGGCTGCCGCGGAACGCTTCCATGACGAAGTCGAGGCAGCTCTGATGGACACCCTGGCGGATCCCACCCAGCGGTTTCTGTCCCTTTCGGAGGATGCCCTGTCCATCTGCGTCGAATTTCATGACAACGTCGAGGCTGAGCTCGGTCGAGGTGGCTGGGCTACGGACATCTCCGGCTTTGCCTCCAAGGCGCCGGAGCACGCATGCCGGCTGGCCGCGATCATGACGCTCTTCGAGGACGGGGCGGCTGAGACGGTCTCCGGCGAGGTCATGAAAGCGGCCTGCGAGATGGTCAAATACTACCTGAGCCAGTACAAATTCCTGTGCATCGCGGCCACGAACGAGACCGAGATCGCCCAGGCCCAGGCCCTTCTTGACTGGCTTCGGAAGAACCTGCAGCCCGGCGACGGGTTCGCGACCGACCGGGTTCTGCAGTTCGGGCCGGTCGCCGCCCGGCGGTCGAAGGCTCTCGATCGGCAGCTGGCCGTCCTGATGCAATATGGATGGATCCAGGACCTTCCCGCAGGCACGAAAATCGACGGCAAGAAGCGGCGCAAGGCCTTCCGGCTCAGCCCGAAGGCATGACGGCCGGATGGTGGCCGGCATTCCTGCCGGCCACCGGGACGCCTTTGGAAGGTGGACTCACCGTCCCAGCAGCACCTTCTCGGCATCGATCCGGGCCCGGCAGATGGAGCGGATATGCGCGATGCGCCTCAGGGACCTGACGCATGCGTCGATCGCCTGTCCCCTGTCCGTCAGGTCCAGCATCTCTCGCACTTCCCCGACGGCGCCGAGTTCGGGATCGTCCCGGCCATCGAAAACCGCGAACGTGCCCAGGGTCTCGCGTTCGCGCTCCCGGTCCAGAACGGCCGACAGGAGGTCCACGTCCGTGTCGTCGCGACGCGAGAGTCCGGCACCGGCACGCATCCCCTCGAGGGTGCGGCGCAGCGACCCGCGCTCGAGCGCATCGGCGGCAATCTCGTTGACAGGGAAATGGTCGATGAAGCTCCGGGTCATCCCGATCAGCAGCGAGCAGAGCTCATCGAGGGGCATCTGGTAATAGGTCTGCATGTCTTTCTCCAGAAGAGTCGGTCGCTGCGAAAATGCGGCGCCTTCAAGCTGCCGGCCCATGCGGGCCGACTGCGTCATGCAGCAGAGAGGTCGAACAGCTCTCCCAGGACGACATCGCACCCGGGATCCAGATCCGAGATCGCGACGAGAAGATCGTAGAGGCGGTCGGCCTCGAGGCAGATCTCCTCGACCCGCGGATCCAGCAGGTCGATCATCGCGAAGCGGGCTGTTTCCTCGGTCTCCGGATCCCCGACGAAATCGAGGCAGACAAGCCGATGCAGCCAGACCAGCTCCTGTCTGAGCGCTCGCGTGAGCGAGGAGCTCTCCGAAATTCCTGACAGAAGACGGAGGCAGCGACGGTGCCCGGAGGGACCGCCGAGCAAGGCGGCGGCATTGAGCAGCGCGGAGCCGTGCTCCTGGAAGAAGATTCTGGTTGCGACGATCGCGGGATCGCGGCCCGCCGGGACGGAATTGCTCGAGAAGTTGAACATGGGGGTCTCCTGTGGAGGTCGACGCCGTTCGTGGCAGTCAAGGCCCCGAGAAATCTCCTTTCTGTATCGGGGGTGTCTTGCCGGCGCATCTGTAGCAGCAGGAGGGGTTGTTGCCGGCTTGGTTGATTTCGTTGATCGCGAGGCGCCGCGTTTCCGTTGGCCGCGCTCTCGCCCCGAGGAGCGCGGCCAACGGAATGACGGTGCCCATTCCCTCTCTTCACCCTCGGCTGGACGTTTCCGGACCTGAAATTGTAGAAATGGCAATCTCGGTCCGGATGTTGCGGCACGTTGCGGCAGAAGACGGAAAAAATTGAGAAGGGGCACATCCTACCCCATGCGGGTGGAAACGACCCTTCTTCAATTGAACCGGAAAAATGCAGATATTACGGTATTTTGCGGCAGTGAGCGGCGGCCACCTACAACCGCCGGTCAGGGAACGGCATCATCATGTCCGCATGTCGATGGCCTCTCGGTAGCTTCGACCGACACTGCATTCATGGCGTTCCCGACCCTCGAGATTGCCGCGAGGCGCTGGTGAGCGGACAGCGTGTGCCCTTCACCCTGAACGAATATCGACCAGACGTCTCGCCCCTCCGGCTTCAGCGTCCACCCCAACGCCTGCAGGGATCTCTCGGCCTTCGCCCGCAGTCTTTGGCGTGCCTCCGGCTCCGTCACATGGGGCACGACATGCGCGATCTCGTGGTCCCCGCAGCCATGATGCCGCTGGATCTCGAGGCGGACGAGAATGCCGGGCGCCCGGGCCGCGAGCCAGATGGCAACGTGGCGGGTGTCCGTCTCCAGTTGCCTGGCCGCCGCCCGGGTCCTTTCCATGGCAGCAAGAGTTTCGGGAGACCTGGGAGGGTAGTCGTGCATAGGTTTCTTCCTGATCGTTCATGCCTGACGCCGGGTGTCCGATCGGCCGGGAAGGGACCGGCAGCGCATACCGTCCCTCTCAGTGTCCATTCGGGCTCTCCTTCGTGGGCACTTTCGGCGTCTGTAAGCCAGACCGCCTCGGGGGCAAGGGAAGCCGGCTCTGAGGCTACACGCGCAATGTCGTGGGGGCAGACCTCAGGCCGGCAATGCGTGCGCCATGTTCTCGTGCGGCTCTCATCCCTTGCGCGTGATCGTAGCTGTCCATGGTCGTGGCGGCGCTCCTGTTGCCGATGAGGGCTGGCGCCAGGTATCCGCCGCTCTGAATTTCCTCTGAGGCCTCGGTCGCGGCATTGTCCCTGACCCGATGAATGCTCACGCGCACGCCGAGGTGCTTGCAGGTGAGATCGCCGACCAGGCGGCCAAGTTGCGCCGAGGTGATGGCCGCGCCCATATCGATCATGCTCGGAAAGAGCGCCGGCCCGTCATCGAACAGTGGCCGGAAACTCCGTTTGTAGTCGTCGAGAGCCGACCATAGCACCGGGTTGCACAAGACTTTGTCATAGCCAGCGAACCGCTTCTTCGCCTCACGCATTTTCAGCACGCGCCCGGGAAGCACGACTTGAACGTAGGGATTCTCGAGGAGCACGACGGTCGGGCCGAAGGCGAGGTGCGAAAGGGCCCGAGCCCGCTGCGGCAGGGCCGCGGCAAAGGACAACAGCAGGCCGTTGCGGAAGTCGCGTGCGACATGCAGACCGCGAGGGCCATTCTCCCGGGCCGTGTCCATCAGATCGACGCCGAGATCGAAAATCGTCGACGCCCCGACGATCTGCGCGCCGGTCTTCGTCGGCCGGCCCGCGATCTTCGCGAGAGCATCATGACGCGCGATAACATGGTCGCATCCCGCGCTACGGAAGCCGGGATCCGCCGCGACACGGAAGCCGGAGAGGATGCGCGACAGATAGTCGGAGACGCTCCGATCCGAGACGCCGTCAGCCCTCAGGTCGGTCGCGTAGACGTGGAACGAGGAACCCGAGGGCCGCACCTCTCGACCGAGAACGGCCGACGCGCGACACCATCGCGCCAGGGCATGCGCCACGGCCTGAACATGGTTCGCGCTCCATTTTTTGGAGTGAGGTCCGGGTTCACTGATCAGTTTCGCGATGAGCTTCCCTTGCCATTCGTCCGGGAGCGACGAGATGGCGGACCGGGCCCGCTCGTCGATCGACTTCGCCGCGACCTTCGAAGTGCACCGGCTCTGCCGGAGGACCTGACCGATCATGCCCGCGACCGGGACGCCCCACAGGACGGGGGCGCCGAGCTGAATGTAGGCGAGCTCGGAAGCAGCGTATTCTGCCCCGACGCGCGCGGAGAGCCCGCCGAGATAGCCGGATATTTCCATGCGGTCCGGCACAGGCATGGGCCAGCCCATGTCGCCGCGCCACACCGCAAAGCCGCGCACCGACCGGAGAACGGGTCCGGGATCGACGCCTGGTCGATCCCGGCCGAAGGCCTCGCGGAATTCCTCAGGTGAGGACGGTGCGGCCCGCCCGCACTGAGATTTCATGGCCCGCATCAGTAGATCTCCCGTTTCACTATATTGGCCGATTGTTCCGGTCGCGCCGCCTGAAGGGCCAGGCAGGTGCACCCGGATCCCGGCTCAGGGTCGACGACGAGACGGGAATATTGGTCGACGATTGCGTCCACGCGGGTGCTGAGTAGCTTTCCTTGGTCCGATCGCTTCTGGAGTTGGGTCTTCATCCTGTTTTCCTTTTCTTCTTGTTTTTTTCGGGCTGCCGGGACTTCTGATCGGCGAGGTATTTGCTCCACCTGTCGAGAGCGAGATCCTCGTCTATCTCGGCATAGTGCGCGAGGGTCGTCTCGAGCCGCTTGTGACCGAGGAGACGCTGGACATCTGGCAGCCGGTCCGGATCTTCCCTGAGCCAGAGCCAGCCCAGAAAGTGTCGATAGAGGTGGGGATTCATCTTGAACCCCACGATCCGTTTCGTGTGCCGGACGAGACGCTCGAGCAAGCCGGCATAGGGTTGCCCAGGATTGCCCCCTTCCCCCTGCGACGGGAAGAGGAATGGATTTTCGTCGTCTCCTGCTCGCAGAGCCTTCGGCCGGACCTTCTCGATGAACGATTCCAACCTGGCCGAAGCATGCTCATCGAGCGGTATATGCAGATCCGGATCGTCGCTGTCGCGCCCTTTCACCTGCACATTGGGAACGACGATGCGTGCCGTTCCACCCGCCCAGGAAATCCAGGACATGCGGATGCCAGTGATGTTGGCCCGCCGTGGTGCCCGCGCCAGTAGAATATCACTGGCGATGGCACACATGATGTCCCGGGCCTCTTCAGGGCCGAGCAGGTCCATTCTCATCTTGCCGCGGCACTTCCGTTTCCGATTGTCGATGATCGAGTTGACCTCGTCGGTCAGGATGTCGCCCAGATCGATCAGCCGCTGCTGGCGGTCACCGATGATCTGCCGCAGCCGTGCCTTGTTGCGACGCGAGATGCCAGTCTCGCCGATCGCATGTTCCTTGATATGCCCGGCGATGGCATTCACGTCGTCGGCGCTTCGACCGATGTAGTCCCGCGCCAGCTTCTTCAGCGTCTTCCCGACCGACTCGGCATAACTGCTGGGAAATTCGTCGTCGGAATTCCCGGAACTCAGAACATCGAGGACGCTCTCGATCACATCGGGATCCGTATACTCGGTCAGATCCTCGATCAGATACCCCGTTGCGGCATAAAGTGCCTTGGCTCCTGCGATGAGCTGGTAGCGTCGGTTTTCGAGCGTCCTCGCGCTCCATGTCTGTCCGGGCAGGAGGAAGCCAGCCGACTGCCGCTCTTCCTCGGTGCGCTTTCGGCCGCCGTTCTTCTTTTTCAGCAGGGACTTCTTCGGGTTCACCGGACGCGTGGTCTCGGCGGAATCCAACTGCGCGAGGAACGCTTCTTCCGACAACCCGTCACGAGATGCCTCTCCCCGCAGCCAGCGACTGACGGGACCGTCGAACTCGGACAGCAGCTCGGAAAAGACCGACGCATCAATACAATACTTGTTCCGGCCGTCCGGGAACGGGTGCTTCGCTACCTTGAACCCGTAAGAACTAAAATCCGGATCGGCCGCGAGGCGCGTGCAGAGCGCAGAGATGCGTCGCACGTGCTTCCTGCATGTCGCTTCGTCTTTCGGGCTGACCGCCAGCCGATGCAGATAGTATTTGTTGAAGACCTCCGTCCCGACGTCACCCGGAGCAATTTCGCGCTCGTCGAGGAACCGGAAGAACGTCCCGGAAATCAGCTTCAGGTCCTCCGGGTAATCTGACTCGGACAGCTTATCGTGGATTTCGCGATAGATGCCTGTCACGTCCCGAATTCCGGACGGCCGGTTTCGACCGCCATGAGAGTGAATGGCCGCCAGGATGTCGGACTTGTAGGTGGCGAAGCTGTTTTCCGTCAGATCGAGGGTTGCAGCCGACCAACTCGACAATTTCTCGATCGCGCGCCGGCGGTCCACGATTTCAATCTCGGCCACCCAGCCCGCGGCTTTCAGAAATGCCTTGAGGCGGGAGAGGAGCACACGGTTGCGGCTGTCGGTTTTCTCATCCCCTGCCGGACGGGCCAGGTCGCTCATGAGGCGCGCGTAAGTCATCTGACCCGTCGGCGTCGGCAGATGGATACCCATTACAGCGCCGAGCGCATCGAGAGTTTTCCTGTCCGATCGAATTCCGGCGATCTCGAGAATATTCTTCACGGCCTTCGGATTCAGGCCGGCTTGCAAGGCCAGCGCGTGCTTGGTGACCCCGGTTTCGTCGAGATAATCCCGGATTTGATCTTGAACCGTCATGTCTTCACTCCCGTGCTGGCTCGGGGCTCACTCGAGATCGAGATCCGCCCTCCTCACGGGGCGGATCCGATGCTCGAAGAGCGCCAGCCAATCGGGGTGCACGAGCCAGCTCTTGCCAGCTTTCGTGCCGTCGAGGAAAACTCTGCCGCGTTCAGTCACGGTCCCGTTCACGATCCAGTCGCGGATCGTCCGTGGGTGTCGCCGCAGTTTCTTGGCGACGTCTGCTGTTGTCAGGTATTCGTCGTGGTTTTCATCTTCGGACATCTTGGTCTCCTCTTTGCTACAGAAGGGACCTACGCCCCGGCGGGGCGGCTCCAAAACACGCACGCAATCTTTTTTGGAGGCTCGGCGAAAACCCGGCGATGAGCGGCACGAGGAGATCTGCTAATCTTGCGAATTCCGTTTCAGGTTAGCCTGATTAGCAATGCACGTATCGCCGCCGATCCCCGTTATCTCGCCGCACCCAGAAGGGCTGAGCCAGGCCTGCTCTCCAGAGCGACCAAGCGCTCGATAAGAGGCTGATAGTTCGGCAGGTGGCCGGCCCCTCAATCTCGAATGGCGATCTCGTCCATCTTCTCGCGGTGCCACGCCATTGGTGCAGCGTGGTCAGCGGCCAAGGCAATGCGCGGCGCGGAGGTCACACCCAAGGCCCTTGCGGCGGCCTCCGACAACTTGGGTGACGGAACCGCCCGGCCCTCTCCGTCGAAGCTGACCAGGAAGGCGTCGAATGCGGCGTCCCAGTGGGCGGCCAGCAGCAGGCCGTTGAAGACGTCGAGGCGCTGGCCGTCACTCTTGCACTCGGCCCAGGGGACGATGTGGCTGGCGCGCAGCAGGGCGCGGTCCGTGATGCCAGTCAGCGGGCAGCGGCCACCCCAATAGTCGTCGAGAGCGGCGCGGAAGGTTTTCTGGCCGACCCGGAGGCGGACCTGGGCCCCGCGGGTGGTGGCGCGGTTGGGGTCGAGGTCTTGGGAGTCCGGACCGGACCAGGACTGCCCTTCCCGTTTCAACTCGGCCTCGAATGCGGTCTCGGGGGCATCCGGCAGGGCGCGAAACAGGTGCCAGGCGCGCAGGCAGGCGGCACGTAGCTCGGCGAGCGTCTCGAACCGCAGATGGTCGGCCTCGAGAGTGCCCAGCTCCTCCTCGGCCAGCCGGCGTAGAACGCGGGGAGTGGTGCGCAGTGCGTAGCCGGGAGGCGCGATGGCGAGGGCAATCAGGCCGGGAGCGTTCTGCGAGCGGAGCGTCATCCAGGGCGGATCGTCGAGCGCAGCGGGGATCGTGCCCTCGGGTTGCAGCGTCCAGCCGCCATCGTAGCCTGCCTTCTGCAGCATGAGGCGCGCCGGGCCGGAGGGGGCGAGGTCGAAGCTCACACGTCCTCGCCGAGGCCCACGGCGCTCCAGTCGGCCGAAAGCCGGTCCCAGGCCTCGAGCACCAACCGTTCGGTGCGGTATTCGCCGTAGAGCCGCTCTTCCTTCTGCTTCAGCACCCGGAAGGTTTCCGAGGGGTAGTCGGCGCCCATCACACTGGCTGGGTCGAGGATGTAGCGCAGCTCGTCCCGGGTCAGGCCGTAGGCGCGGGCGTAGAAGGCGTCGAGCTCGGCGCGGAGGAGCGCGCGGCGCTCCTCGTCCCAGGCGAAGGGCGGGCCGTCATGGCCGAGGTCGCGTGCGAAGGGTGCCAGCGCGCGGGAGGTGTAGGTAAGTTCGAGGACGCGAGGGGTGACGAAAGCAAGGCGCTCGGGTGTGTAGAAGGTGGGCGCGAAGATAGGAAGCTGCCGCCAGTTGTCGACGGTGAAGTGAGTGCCACCAATCTTCTGTCGCGCTACGTAATCCAAGACCAAAGCCTGTGATGAACCAAGAAAACCGCAAACTTCGCCGGACTTGCTTGCGACAGCCATTAGGCGGAGTGTGTGTCCAACTGCGGTGCGCGGCACCAAAGACGCGATCAATGTGCGTTCGTCGGTCGAGCGAGCAATGTCTCTCCATCCCATCAGCCATCGACGAGGCCAGCCTTTTGCCTTCAGCCGTCTTTCTACCTCCATCTCGGTCACCCAATAGCGGGGCATCGGCTCCCAGCCCGGGTCTGCCTTTTCCAGCGGCGTAGCATCGCGAGCGCTTTCGCCGTCATAGGTGGCCCAGCGGTGATCCAACTGGTGGATCATCTTCGCTTCGTAGAGCGGCACCATCCGATCTTCAGCCTGGGCGAGCGGCAGGGAGCGAGTATCGCTACCGTCCAAGTCCATGGCGGCCTGTGCAGGCCGAGCCGCCGCTGGCCGAGGAGCGTGGGTGCGGGGGCGGGTCCAGTAGGTGCCGTCGCGCCGCCATCCTTCATCTTCCAGCTGCGAGGAGGAACAAAACAGGCCAGAATCATCGGACATGTCGAACAACTTCGTGGCGTAGTCGAAGCTCCACGGATTTCCGTCGGTCCGCCCCTCTTCGATCAGAACAGGCGCGGCGTCGTAGATCTTCGCCGTCAACTCGGCGTCGTGGCGGGAGCGGAAAACCGGCGCAGTCTTGGTGTTCGGGTTGATGCGGGCGATCTGCTCTGGCGTAAGAACGAAGGAACGTTCGCGATGCGCGAGTTGCAAGGGATCGGTCAGGAAGAAGGCAAAGCGCGCCTCGTCCTCGTCATGGCCAAGGGTCAGCAGGGCAAACTTGAAGCTGCGGTGAACACCGGGGAAAATCGGCGCCGAGTTCTCGAAGTCCACCAGCCGCGCCAACCTCCGCTCTTCCACCAGCCACCCGAAAAACGGGGCTGTGGTTGCGTCAGTGGCAATCCCTGTGGGCACGATCACCCCGGCCCGGCCATGCCGGTTCACCGACCGTGCGAAATGCTCGGCGAACAGCGCATAGGTGTTCACGTCGCCCCGTCCGGTCAGCGGATAGCGCCCGCCCTCGGCCCTGGCAAACTCGCTCGCCGCCTCGGCCGTCCGCTTGGCGTGCCAGAATGCGGCGTGAAGCTGCTGCTCGGGTGTGCCTGGCTCAGCCTCTGCCAGCGCCTTGATCATCCGTCCCCGCGCCGCGGCGTTCGGGGCTTCGGCGATATCGGGCGCACGGGATGCGAAGAATTCCTGTTCCTGTAGCTTAATCCGCTCCCATGGCGGATTGCCCAGCAACACGTCGAAGCCGCCGCGCGCCCAGATCGCCGGGAACGCGATCGGCCAGTGCAGCACATGCGCTTCGGCCGCGGTGTCAGCGACGCCTTGCACCAGCACCGGGTCGCCTTCGCGAGTCAGTATGCGACCGATATCCGCCGTGGTCGGCACCTGCACATTCGGCTTCTTCGGCAGCAGGAACGCCGCCACCCAGGCATCCGCCGCCCGCCGCACCCGCCGTCGCTCGGCATCCGCACCGCGCGCCTCGAAGCTGGCGCGAAGCCGCTCGACCTCCTCCAGCGTGTCTTGGCTGGCGGCATGGAGCCGCTCGTCGAAGGCCACCAGCGCGGGCGGGAGCCCGCCGGGACCATCGAGACCCAGATCGCCCTGCCCCTCGCGCTCTGCCTTGTTGCGCTTGCGCAGGTCCGAGGCGATGCCCTTGTCGTCCCCGGTCAGTGCCTTGTAGGCCGCATCCGGAATTCCCTCGGTCAGCATGGTGAGGTCCGACAGTCCCAGCAATGCATCACCATGCCGGATGTTGGCGTCGAGAAAGCCCAGGGGCCGCCCAGGCTCCACGCTTTCGATCCAGAGCGCGACACGGGCGAGTTCGACGGCGAAATCGTTGCGATCCACCCCGAAAATGCAGCGCGCCACAACTTCGCGCAGGGCATGGCGGAATGCAGGAGGGTCGAAGGTCTCGCCCTCGGCCTCTGCCCGTGTCCTGGCCACTGCGTCCGCGATGCGGCGCGCGGCGGCGAGCAGGAAGTGTCCCGAGCCGCAGGCCGGGTCGCAGACGGTCATGGTCAGAATGCCGTCCGCGCCGGTCTCGCCATTCGGCGTGCCAATGCCGCGGCGGCGGTCGGCGATCACTGGGTCGAGCGCGCTGTCGAGCAGCGTCTGCACCAGGCTGTCGGGCGTGTAGTAGGATCCGGTGGTCTTGCGCTGATTGCCCCGTGTCTCTGCCCCGCCCGCATAGTCGAGCAGAGTATGGTTCTCTGCGAGACGCGGCACGAGTTCGAGGAGAGATTCATAGACCGATCCCAGTTCCTCGGTCTGCATGTCACGCCAGTTGATCCGTGCCAGCGCGTAGCCGTCCCGAATCCAAGCGAGGTGGAACAGCGCGTCGAGGAAATGGGGGTTGGGCAGAGTAGCCGTGTCGAGGATCGGCGTCAGACCTTCTCTGAACAGGCCACCGAGGGCGGGAAGGCCCAGGAGCGGCTCGCCTTTCTGGAGCGCACGGAACAGGACCTTGACCC
This genomic window from Pseudooceanicola aestuarii contains:
- a CDS encoding Eco57I restriction-modification methylase domain-containing protein, whose translation is MMRHETMHRPVEIGAGLILEGGLIPSDMIAKIARGQAAEQAATDYGVPKGLTLNDEIERAFRMACAANDEPSADATAQVRAVLRAFGFDDLKTGPLMAGDRHFPVDLLTGDGRVPVVIAPEGGLDRARHEGGPAGRFRSPALLLQDALNASDDALWGLVIDGKRIRLMRDSVRLGRPAFLEADLGAIVDTDDLGAFAGLWRLIHRTRFGRGEAGEGPLERWSKVAAEQGVAARDRLRDGVEAALRALGAGALADPATRARIEAEENPAEALHAEALRVVYRLIFVLTTEDRNLLHTPDATDEARETYAEGYALSRLALRARRRASRDRHHDAWEGVKVLFRALQKGEPLLGLPALGGLFREGLTPILDTATLPNPHFLDALFHLAWIRDGYALARINWRDMQTEELGSVYESLLELVPRLAENHTLLDYAGGAETRGNQRKTTGSYYTPDSLVQTLLDSALDPVIADRRRGIGTPNGETGADGILTMTVCDPACGSGHFLLAAARRIADAVARTRAEAEGETFDPPAFRHALREVVARCIFGVDRNDFAVELARVALWIESVEPGRPLGFLDANIRHGDALLGLSDLTMLTEGIPDAAYKALTGDDKGIASDLRKRNKAEREGQGDLGLDGPGGLPPALVAFDERLHAASQDTLEEVERLRASFEARGADAERRRVRRAADAWVAAFLLPKKPNVQVPTTADIGRILTREGDPVLVQGVADTAAEAHVLHWPIAFPAIWARGGFDVLLGNPPWERIKLQEQEFFASRAPDIAEAPNAAARGRMIKALAEAEPGTPEQQLHAAFWHAKRTAEAASEFARAEGGRYPLTGRGDVNTYALFAEHFARSVNRHGRAGVIVPTGIATDATTAPFFGWLVEERRLARLVDFENSAPIFPGVHRSFKFALLTLGHDEDEARFAFFLTDPLQLAHRERSFVLTPEQIARINPNTKTAPVFRSRHDAELTAKIYDAAPVLIEEGRTDGNPWSFDYATKLFDMSDDSGLFCSSSQLEDEGWRRDGTYWTRPRTHAPRPAAARPAQAAMDLDGSDTRSLPLAQAEDRMVPLYEAKMIHQLDHRWATYDGESARDATPLEKADPGWEPMPRYWVTEMEVERRLKAKGWPRRWLMGWRDIARSTDERTLIASLVPRTAVGHTLRLMAVASKSGEVCGFLGSSQALVLDYVARQKIGGTHFTVDNWRQLPIFAPTFYTPERLAFVTPRVLELTYTSRALAPFARDLGHDGPPFAWDEERRALLRAELDAFYARAYGLTRDELRYILDPASVMGADYPSETFRVLKQKEERLYGEYRTERLVLEAWDRLSADWSAVGLGEDV
- a CDS encoding HNH endonuclease, producing the protein MSFDLAPSGPARLMLQKAGYDGGWTLQPEGTIPAALDDPPWMTLRSQNAPGLIALAIAPPGYALRTTPRVLRRLAEEELGTLEADHLRFETLAELRAACLRAWHLFRALPDAPETAFEAELKREGQSWSGPDSQDLDPNRATTRGAQVRLRVGQKTFRAALDDYWGGRCPLTGITDRALLRASHIVPWAECKSDGQRLDVFNGLLLAAHWDAAFDAFLVSFDGEGRAVPSPKLSEAAARALGVTSAPRIALAADHAAPMAWHREKMDEIAIRD
- a CDS encoding DUF3987 domain-containing protein, which gives rise to MLARIKSLVGRVDAKASKPNFSVPHGETAAPPREPTPLPHAEPPASAFPLDCLTPKLRSAAEAIVRKTQGPAALAAQSVLSVASLVAGSRAKVQTLGSPSNATAAFVTIALSGERKSAADKIAKTGIDRVIMRLRKEHEIAMALHKSEIASAGRGEEKPAVPVCPSFLVTEPTVEGAFKAIASGCGFLGWFTDEAASFWGGHSMSKDQRAKTSGIVSKFWDGDYFFRPRAGQEGDGYVPPTATTINLMFQPTLIRDTYGDEFLIGQGILARMLPCWPVSNMGNRKYRRPTAEDEAAAERFHDEVEAALMDTLADPTQRFLSLSEDALSICVEFHDNVEAELGRGGWATDISGFASKAPEHACRLAAIMTLFEDGAAETVSGEVMKAACEMVKYYLSQYKFLCIAATNETEIAQAQALLDWLRKNLQPGDGFATDRVLQFGPVAARRSKALDRQLAVLMQYGWIQDLPAGTKIDGKKRRKAFRLSPKA
- a CDS encoding helix-turn-helix domain-containing protein, which translates into the protein MSEDENHDEYLTTADVAKKLRRHPRTIRDWIVNGTVTERGRVFLDGTKAGKSWLVHPDWLALFEHRIRPVRRADLDLE
- a CDS encoding site-specific integrase, coding for MTVQDQIRDYLDETGVTKHALALQAGLNPKAVKNILEIAGIRSDRKTLDALGAVMGIHLPTPTGQMTYARLMSDLARPAGDEKTDSRNRVLLSRLKAFLKAAGWVAEIEIVDRRRAIEKLSSWSAATLDLTENSFATYKSDILAAIHSHGGRNRPSGIRDVTGIYREIHDKLSESDYPEDLKLISGTFFRFLDEREIAPGDVGTEVFNKYYLHRLAVSPKDEATCRKHVRRISALCTRLAADPDFSSYGFKVAKHPFPDGRNKYCIDASVFSELLSEFDGPVSRWLRGEASRDGLSEEAFLAQLDSAETTRPVNPKKSLLKKKNGGRKRTEEERQSAGFLLPGQTWSARTLENRRYQLIAGAKALYAATGYLIEDLTEYTDPDVIESVLDVLSSGNSDDEFPSSYAESVGKTLKKLARDYIGRSADDVNAIAGHIKEHAIGETGISRRNKARLRQIIGDRQQRLIDLGDILTDEVNSIIDNRKRKCRGKMRMDLLGPEEARDIMCAIASDILLARAPRRANITGIRMSWISWAGGTARIVVPNVQVKGRDSDDPDLHIPLDEHASARLESFIEKVRPKALRAGDDENPFLFPSQGEGGNPGQPYAGLLERLVRHTKRIVGFKMNPHLYRHFLGWLWLREDPDRLPDVQRLLGHKRLETTLAHYAEIDEDLALDRWSKYLADQKSRQPEKNKKKRKTG